The DNA sequence TCGGCGACGATGCTTCTTTGTTGTTGTTCCTGGATCAGCAGACGGTGGGTCCGGGTGGGGCGCTTTCGTCTTCGGTGGCTCAGTTGGCTGTGACGGCTCGTCGGGTTGATGGGCAGTGGAAGATTTCTTCTTTGACTGCTCTGTAGGTTTTTGCCACCTGATCGGTAACTGTTCAGGTCGTTTTCGGGCTGTGAGCGGGCCTGTGGGATGATCTTGTTGTGGGGGAAGGTGTTCGTCCGTCGTATGACGAGCTGGCCGCGCTGGTCGCAGCGCAGGCGGTAGAGCTCGCGCATGCGCGGGAGGAAATCGCCGCGTTGCGGGCCGAAGTCGCTGCGCTCAAGCGGCGGTTGGGCACGAACTCGGGTAACTCCTCGATGCCGCCATCGTCGGACCGGTTCGCCAAACCCGCCCCGAAGTCTTTGCGTAGCAGGACCGGCCGCAAGCAGGGCAAGCAGCCCGGTGCGCCTGGTGCGAACCTGTCGCTGGTCGAGAACCCGGACAGGATCGTCGAGCATGCGCCGTCGGCGTGTTCAGGATGCGGTGCAGGTCTGCGCCGCACTGATCGTGCGGGGGTGATGCGGCGGCAGGTGGTGGACCTGCCCGAGGTGCGCCCGTCGTTGACCGAGCACCGCCTGCAACGGCTGCGCTGCCGCGGCTGCCACCAGGTCACCACCGCGCCCGCGCCGGCCGAGGCGACCGCACCCGCGTGTTACGGGCCGAACGTGACCGCGCTGGCGGTGTATCTGCTGACCTTCCAGCACATCCCGGTCGCGCGGACCGCGCAGCTGCTGGCGGACCTGATGGGGTTGCCGGTGTCGACCGGCTGGGTCGCCGGTGTCCTCACCCCCGTCGCCGCCAACCTCGAAGGGTTCGCCGAGCAGGTCGAGCAGGCATTGCGGGCAGCGCCGGTGGCACATTTCGACGAGACCGGCATCCGGGTCGACGGGAAGAACTGGTGGCTGCACGTGGCTTGCACCCCACACCTGACCGCCTACATGCCGCACCGGCAGCGTGGTGGCGAGGCGATGGACGAGTTCGGGATCCTCAACTACTTCCGGGGTGTCGCCGTCCATGACGGGCTGATGTCGTATCAAGATTTCGGACGCAAACACGCCCGCTGCAACGCCCACCACCTGCGCGAACTGGTCGCGGCCGGCGAAGCACACCCCGAGCACACGTGGCCCACGATCGCGATCAAAACCCTCGAAGTACTCAACACCGCTGCCCATGCCGCGCGAGACGACGGCCTGGACGCCATCCCCGCCCACATCGTCGATCCGCTGATCTCCCGGTTCGTCCGCACCATCCATCTCGGCCTGCTGCTGCACCCACCGAGCCGGCATCGTAAGCAAAGCAAGACCCGCAACCTGCTGGTACGCCTGCGCGACTACCAGCACCAAGTGCTGCTGTTCGCTCGCGACCTCACCGTCCCGTTCACCAACAACCAAGCCGAACGCGACCTACGGATGATCAAGGCCCAGTTGAAGATCTCCGGCGGCTGGCGCACCCAGCACGGCGCCCAGGTGTGGTTGCGCGTGCGCGGCTACATCTCCACCGCCCGCAAGAACGGCCTGCACATCATCACCGCACTCCGCGACGCCGTCACCGGAAACCCTTGGCTGCCAACAACTATCGAAATGGCCTGAACAGTTACCCTGATCGAGTGATGAACACGCGTTCGGGCGCCGGTAATCTTGGTGCGTGGACACAGAAGCGGTGTGGCAAGCGGACGCGGAGGTCTTGGCCGACCGCCTCCGTACCCTGCTCACCGTCGTACGGTCCGCTGAGGCGGAAATTGGTGCGGTGCTCGTGGAAATCGAGTCCCGCGGGGTGCAGGAACTGTTCGGATACCGTTCTGTGGCGCGGCTTTACGAGCATCTCGCCGACGTCCCCCGTGCTGCCGCAGTGCGGACCGTCGCCCGTGCCCACGCCCTGCACCCCAGCCGCTCTCTCGACGCCGCGCCTGCTCTCGCTCCCGCCACCGGTACCGCCGCCCTCACCGGAGGGCTGAGCACCCCGATGATCGACACCATCATCACCACCCTCACCGCAATCCCTCCTGAGCACCGCGACACCGCCGAAGCAGACCTACTGGCCTTCGCCGCCGACAACGGCCACAAACAAGTCGCCGCCCTCGGCGCGCGGATCGTGGCCCACCTCGACCCCGACGGACCCGAACCTGCGGACACCGAGCCCGCCACCCCCACCCGCGAACTATCGCTGCGCCGCAAACGCACCGGAACCTGGGAACTGTCCGGCCGCTTCGACGACGAGACCGGCACCCGCGCCCACGCCCTGCTCGACACCCTGGCCGAACGCCGCCACGCCGACGACGGCCCCGACCTGCGTTCCCCGCAGGAACGCTACGGCGACGCGTTCTCCGACGCTCTCGACCTGGCCCTCGACTCCCCAGAACTGCCGACCCAGGCCGGGGAACGCGCCCACGTCATGGTCGCGGTCTCCCTCACCGACCTACAGTCCGGCCTCGGCACTGCGACCCTCGGCGACACCGGCCTGCTCTCCGCCGCCGAAGCCCGCATCCACGCCTGCGACTGCAAACTCATCCCCGCCGTCCTCGGCACCACCAGCGAACCCCTCGACCTCGGCCGAGCCCGCCGCCTCATCTCACCCGGACTGCGGCGGGCGCTGTTCCTGCGTGACCGGGGTTGTGCGTTCCCCGGCTGCCACCGCCCACCCCGACATTGCCAAGGACACCACATCCGGCACTGGGCCGACGGCGGCCCCACCGACCTGACCAACCTCGTCCTGCTCTGCGGACACCACCACCGGCTGCTGCACCGCTCCGGCTGGCAGGTCCGCATCGCCACCGACGGTCACCCCGAGTTCCTGCCGCCACGGTTCCTGGACAAACGCCGAAAACCCCGGCGCAACAACCTGCATCAGCCACTGCCATTCGCAGCCTGACAACCGAACACAGGACAGGCCCGCAGCCACCGGCTACGGGCCTACCCGCACGTCCACGATCACCCGCCCATGCCCGCGTCTTTCGTGCCGGGGCCTTCGCGCGTTCCTCCGGCGCCGATCACCGACCGGCTCTGCTCCAGTCGCCCGACCGTCTTGCGCCTTCATGTGGATGATCGCCCGCCACGTGCAGCGGCCTCCGAGCCCTCACAAGACCTCCGGCGCCAGTCCTGCACTTCGCGCCCACGATCCGCCAGTTACGCACTCGCCCGAGCCCCCACCCAGTTCCGACCGTCCACCAGCCCGCGATCAACCCGCCACGCACTCGTCCCGACCGCCACCGAGCCCAGCCCCGCCCCGAGGCGCACCGGAAACCTCACCCGTCCCACACCGAAGCGCCCTGCCGCAGCACCTCGACCCCCGCAGAACCCGAAACCGGCCACAACTCCACCACGTACCGGTAATGCTCCCCGAACTCGTGCTCGTTCCACGTCGCCGACGGCGGCCCGGCCGGCACGTACGAAACCCGAGCCCGGTACAACCCCGGCAACACCGAAAAGAACTTTTCCTGCGACGGATAGTCCGCGGGCCCGGAAATCACGACTTTCCCGCTCGGAACCGGAAGATCCGCTTCCACCACGTGCTCCGCGTCCGAAAGCAGCGAAGGCGCCGACGGCAGCAACGTGACCGATGACTCCACGATGTCCGAGCGGGCCGTCACGATCGCGATGCCGCCGGCCTCCGAGGCGATGCGGTGGTCGAGGGCGGCGGGGGTCCAGCCGCTGCCGGTCAGGCGGGAAGCCGAGTCGCGCAACGAGAACTGGCGCTGGTCGGCGTGGACGACTAGGTGCACACGATCCACCCTAGCCAGGACCCGCCCCGAAATGGTATCGACGCCGGGTTTAGCGTTGACGCCATGACCACTGCTTCCGTCGACGTCGACACGGCCCGCAGCGACTACGCGGCCCTGGTCGGCCGAGGCCTCTCCCTGGACATCACCCGTGGCAAGCCGTCGCCCGAGCAGCTCGACCTTTCGAACGCGCTGCTGAGCCTTCCCGGCGACGGCTCCTTCAAGGCCGAGGACGGCACCGACGTCCGCAACTACGGTGGCCTGAAGGGCCTGGCCGAGCTGCGCCGCGTCTTCGCCGGTGCGCTGCAGGTTCCCGCCGAGCAGCTGCTCGCCGCCGGGAACTCCAGCCTCGAGCTCATGCACGACGCCGTCGTGCAGGCGCTGCTGAGCAAGCTGCCCGGGGCCGAGCGCCGGTGGGCCGACGAGCCGCAGGTGAAGTTCCTCGCGCCCGTTCCGGGGTACGACCGGCACTTCGCGCTGACCGAGCGGTTCGGCATCGAGCTCGTCCCGGTCGCGATGACCGACGAGGGCCCGGACATGGACGCCGTCGAGACGCTGGTCGCCGAGGACCCCGCCGTCAAGGGGATCTGGTGCGTGCCGAAGTACAGCAACCCCACCGGGGTCACGTTCAGTGACGACGTCGTGAAGCGGCTCGCCACCATGCGGACCGCGGCGCCGGACTTCCGGATCTTCTGGGACAACGCCTACGCCGTGCACCACCTCACCGACGACGAGCCGGAGCTGGCCGACCTGCTGGCGCTGGCCACCGAGGCCGGCAACGCCGACCGCGTGTT is a window from the Amycolatopsis sp. cg9 genome containing:
- a CDS encoding aminotransferase class I/II-fold pyridoxal phosphate-dependent enzyme: MTTASVDVDTARSDYAALVGRGLSLDITRGKPSPEQLDLSNALLSLPGDGSFKAEDGTDVRNYGGLKGLAELRRVFAGALQVPAEQLLAAGNSSLELMHDAVVQALLSKLPGAERRWADEPQVKFLAPVPGYDRHFALTERFGIELVPVAMTDEGPDMDAVETLVAEDPAVKGIWCVPKYSNPTGVTFSDDVVKRLATMRTAAPDFRIFWDNAYAVHHLTDDEPELADLLALATEAGNADRVFVFGSTSKITLAGAGVGFFGASEANLAWWTGNIGKRTIGPDKVNQLRHAHFLKDEAGVRAHMRKHAEIIGPKFAAVDRILTEELADLASWTKPTGGYFVTLTVPAGTAKEVVRLAKEAGVALTPAGATHPHGADPADAVIRIAPTFPKLAEVEEAVRALAVCVRLAVAERG
- a CDS encoding DUF222 domain-containing protein; this translates as MDTEAVWQADAEVLADRLRTLLTVVRSAEAEIGAVLVEIESRGVQELFGYRSVARLYEHLADVPRAAAVRTVARAHALHPSRSLDAAPALAPATGTAALTGGLSTPMIDTIITTLTAIPPEHRDTAEADLLAFAADNGHKQVAALGARIVAHLDPDGPEPADTEPATPTRELSLRRKRTGTWELSGRFDDETGTRAHALLDTLAERRHADDGPDLRSPQERYGDAFSDALDLALDSPELPTQAGERAHVMVAVSLTDLQSGLGTATLGDTGLLSAAEARIHACDCKLIPAVLGTTSEPLDLGRARRLISPGLRRALFLRDRGCAFPGCHRPPRHCQGHHIRHWADGGPTDLTNLVLLCGHHHRLLHRSGWQVRIATDGHPEFLPPRFLDKRRKPRRNNLHQPLPFAA
- a CDS encoding IS66 family transposase, encoding MGEGVRPSYDELAALVAAQAVELAHAREEIAALRAEVAALKRRLGTNSGNSSMPPSSDRFAKPAPKSLRSRTGRKQGKQPGAPGANLSLVENPDRIVEHAPSACSGCGAGLRRTDRAGVMRRQVVDLPEVRPSLTEHRLQRLRCRGCHQVTTAPAPAEATAPACYGPNVTALAVYLLTFQHIPVARTAQLLADLMGLPVSTGWVAGVLTPVAANLEGFAEQVEQALRAAPVAHFDETGIRVDGKNWWLHVACTPHLTAYMPHRQRGGEAMDEFGILNYFRGVAVHDGLMSYQDFGRKHARCNAHHLRELVAAGEAHPEHTWPTIAIKTLEVLNTAAHAARDDGLDAIPAHIVDPLISRFVRTIHLGLLLHPPSRHRKQSKTRNLLVRLRDYQHQVLLFARDLTVPFTNNQAERDLRMIKAQLKISGGWRTQHGAQVWLRVRGYISTARKNGLHIITALRDAVTGNPWLPTTIEMA